The Beijerinckiaceae bacterium genome has a window encoding:
- a CDS encoding activator of HSP90 ATPase, protein MRSTRISRHINAPRAAVYRALLDRHAVGTWKVPTGMTSHVHAFDAREGGSLRISLTYDAPTETGKTSAHTDTYHGRFVKLVPNEQVVEVDEFETTDPALRGEMTITITLVDADGGGTDLLAVHDGLPPGVSAADNELGWRLALAKLAALVERE, encoded by the coding sequence ATGCGTTCAACCCGAATCAGTCGTCATATCAACGCGCCCCGCGCGGCCGTCTATCGTGCGCTGCTCGATCGGCATGCGGTCGGAACATGGAAGGTGCCGACCGGCATGACCAGCCATGTGCATGCGTTCGACGCCCGTGAAGGCGGCTCGCTGCGGATTTCGCTCACCTATGACGCGCCGACAGAGACGGGCAAGACGAGCGCGCACACCGACACCTATCACGGCCGCTTCGTGAAGCTGGTGCCGAACGAGCAGGTGGTCGAGGTGGACGAGTTCGAGACAACGGATCCCGCTTTGCGCGGCGAGATGACGATCACCATCACCCTCGTCGACGCAGATGGCGGCGGCACCGATCTCCTCGCCGTCCATGACGGATTACCTCCCGGCGTTTCGGCTGCCGATAACGAGCTTGGCTGGCGGCTGGCGCTTGCAAAACTCGCCGCGCTCGTCGAAAGAGAATGA
- a CDS encoding tyrosine--tRNA ligase — MTDDFCPTSDFLSVLIARGFLHQCSDLAGLDQKAKSGELVGYIGFDCTAPSLHAGSLVQIMLLRWLQKTGGKPIALMGGGTTRVGDPSGKDESRKLLPIETIAANKEGIKRVFAKFLDFGDSKHDAIMPDNEEWLASLNYIDFLRDAGRHFSVNRMLAMDSVKLRLERDQELSFLEFNYMCLQAYDFVELYKRHGCILQMGGSDQWGNIITGIDLGRRMGTGQLYALTSPLLTTASGVKMGKTAQGAVWLDESLLPVFEYWQYWRNCEDGDIGRFLKLFTELPLSEIARLEALGGAEINEAKKILATEATAMVHGRGAALQAAETARQTFEEGTLAESLPSVEIARDEIDAGLGVLAAFVKAGLVTSTGEARRQIKGGAIKVNDKPITDERAMIGPGDLSGDVVKLSLGKKRHVLLKIAKTS, encoded by the coding sequence GTGACCGACGATTTTTGCCCCACGTCAGACTTTCTCAGCGTCTTGATCGCGCGTGGTTTTTTGCACCAGTGCTCCGACCTTGCCGGGCTCGATCAGAAAGCCAAGAGCGGCGAACTTGTCGGCTATATTGGATTTGACTGCACGGCACCCTCGCTCCACGCCGGCTCGCTGGTCCAGATCATGCTCCTGCGCTGGCTGCAAAAGACCGGCGGCAAGCCCATCGCGCTGATGGGCGGCGGCACAACGCGCGTCGGCGATCCCTCCGGCAAGGACGAAAGCCGAAAACTCCTTCCGATCGAAACCATCGCCGCCAACAAGGAGGGGATCAAGCGTGTCTTTGCGAAATTTCTCGACTTCGGCGATTCGAAGCATGACGCGATCATGCCGGACAATGAAGAGTGGCTGGCATCTCTCAATTACATAGACTTCCTGCGCGACGCGGGGCGGCATTTTTCGGTCAATCGCATGCTGGCGATGGATTCGGTCAAACTCAGGCTCGAACGCGACCAGGAATTATCGTTTCTCGAATTCAACTATATGTGCCTCCAGGCCTATGATTTCGTCGAGCTCTACAAGCGCCATGGATGCATCCTGCAGATGGGGGGCTCGGATCAATGGGGCAACATCATCACCGGGATCGATCTCGGACGCCGTATGGGCACCGGCCAGCTCTATGCCCTGACTTCGCCCCTGCTCACGACTGCGTCCGGCGTAAAAATGGGCAAGACAGCACAAGGCGCTGTTTGGCTCGATGAAAGCCTTCTGCCGGTGTTCGAATATTGGCAATATTGGCGCAATTGCGAAGATGGGGATATTGGGCGGTTTCTCAAACTCTTCACGGAGTTGCCATTGAGCGAAATCGCCCGGCTCGAAGCTCTGGGCGGCGCCGAGATCAACGAGGCCAAGAAAATATTAGCCACCGAGGCAACCGCCATGGTGCATGGACGCGGGGCGGCGCTGCAAGCGGCAGAGACGGCGCGGCAGACCTTTGAAGAAGGCACGCTGGCGGAAAGCCTGCCTTCCGTGGAAATCGCGCGCGACGAGATCGACGCGGGGCTTGGCGTGCTGGCTGCTTTCGTCAAAGCCGGGCTGGTTACATCGACCGGCGAGGCAAGGCGTCAGATCAAGGGCGGCGCCATTAAGGTGAACGATAAACCCATCACCGACGAACGTGCCATGATCGGACCGGGAGACCTGTCGGGAGACGTCGTCAAACTCTCGCTCGGCAAAAAGCGGCATGTTCTGCTGAAGATCGCCAAAACCTCTTAG
- a CDS encoding pyruvate, phosphate dikinase, which translates to MIHLNFEPLFIGPGGTGVEVTAGAAGSKAAMLWRMHQLGLEVPPAFVMPTALCAPANGGAKSALEAIDRGLRKGIAYLEEVTGRRFGDSRRPLLVSVRSGAERSMPGMLETVLDVGLNDETVRGLIRFSGNPRLAWDSYRRFIQSYSEVVGQIVLPELDERLLEMMRAEDAATEAELDCEALERLTKDFQEMAARGSGHAIPHDPVAQLAAATRAVYLSWESAKARDYRRLNALEGLKGTAVTVQAMVFGNAGGQSGAGVAFSRNPSTGAKELYVDFLFDAQGEDVVSGRRTPGDAELLKTRLPAIATELAAATSKLEEGLEDIQDIEFTVEEGKLYFLQTRPAKRSPLAAIRIAVDLVREGLIDPKTALARIAGIDLSRIGKLRFNGDAQVIATAISASPGVASGRVVFQSERAKEFAKRGDPIILVRPDVSTDDIAGFAVAAGILTATGGRTAHAAVVARQMGKICLVGCKTLCVDADLRHASLGDKKIVEGDWISLEGTTGEIFLGQRDIIAERPEAELAEIEGWSSGRLEEEKPSRPAPVS; encoded by the coding sequence ATGATTCATCTCAACTTCGAACCTCTCTTCATTGGTCCCGGCGGGACCGGGGTCGAGGTCACCGCGGGAGCCGCGGGTTCGAAGGCCGCCATGCTTTGGCGCATGCACCAGCTTGGCCTCGAAGTGCCACCGGCCTTCGTCATGCCCACGGCACTCTGTGCGCCGGCGAACGGCGGCGCGAAATCCGCGCTTGAGGCCATCGACCGGGGATTGCGAAAGGGAATTGCCTATCTAGAGGAGGTCACGGGCCGTCGCTTCGGCGATTCCCGTCGGCCTCTCCTCGTTTCGGTACGGTCCGGTGCCGAACGATCGATGCCGGGAATGCTCGAAACGGTTCTCGATGTGGGGCTCAATGATGAAACGGTTCGCGGGCTGATCCGGTTCTCCGGAAATCCTCGGTTGGCCTGGGACAGCTATCGGCGTTTCATCCAGAGCTATTCGGAAGTCGTCGGGCAGATCGTGCTGCCGGAATTGGACGAGCGCCTCCTCGAAATGATGCGGGCGGAGGATGCAGCCACCGAAGCGGAGCTCGATTGTGAGGCGTTGGAGCGCCTCACCAAGGATTTTCAGGAAATGGCCGCGCGGGGAAGCGGCCACGCCATCCCACATGATCCGGTCGCGCAATTGGCCGCCGCCACCCGCGCCGTCTACCTTTCCTGGGAAAGCGCAAAAGCCCGAGACTACCGGCGGCTGAACGCGTTGGAAGGGTTAAAGGGGACCGCCGTAACGGTTCAAGCCATGGTGTTTGGCAATGCCGGCGGCCAGTCCGGCGCAGGCGTTGCTTTTTCGCGCAATCCCTCCACGGGCGCCAAAGAACTTTACGTCGATTTTCTGTTCGATGCGCAAGGCGAAGATGTCGTATCGGGGCGCCGGACGCCAGGCGATGCGGAACTCCTCAAGACACGTTTGCCGGCCATCGCAACGGAACTGGCCGCGGCGACGAGCAAACTCGAAGAGGGTTTGGAGGACATCCAGGATATCGAATTCACGGTCGAGGAAGGCAAACTCTATTTTTTGCAGACCCGTCCCGCGAAGCGTTCCCCCCTTGCGGCGATCCGGATCGCCGTCGATCTCGTCCGGGAAGGTTTGATCGACCCCAAGACAGCCTTGGCCCGAATCGCCGGGATTGATCTCAGCCGGATCGGCAAGCTTCGATTCAATGGCGATGCGCAGGTAATCGCGACGGCGATTTCCGCTTCGCCCGGCGTGGCGAGCGGACGCGTCGTGTTTCAAAGCGAACGGGCCAAAGAGTTTGCAAAGCGCGGTGACCCGATCATTCTCGTGCGGCCTGATGTATCGACCGACGATATTGCGGGTTTTGCCGTCGCGGCGGGAATCCTGACCGCCACCGGAGGGCGGACCGCTCATGCCGCGGTCGTCGCCCGGCAGATGGGGAAGATTTGTCTCGTCGGCTGCAAGACGCTTTGTGTGGACGCCGACCTCCGCCACGCTTCGCTCGGCGACAAAAAGATCGTCGAAGGCGATTGGATTTCTCTCGAAGGCACGACAGGAGAAATTTTTCTCGGACAGCGGGACATTATCGCGGAGCGTCCGGAGGCCGAATTGGCCGAGATCGAGGGGTGGAGTTCCGGCCGCTTGGAAGAGGAAAAACCTTCGCGTCCGGCCCCCGTGTCTTAG
- a CDS encoding repressor LexA yields the protein MLTKKQSELLRFIHERLKETGVPPSFDEMKDALDLRSKSGIHRLIIALEERGFIRRLPNRARALEVLRLPDSSTPAEGGRSKRFAPSVIEGNLGRVRSLASNAADEELERFTVSIPVMGRIAAGTPITALQNRSHTISLPPDMLPPGEYYALEVRGDSMIEAGIFDNDTVVIRKQDTAETGDIVVALIDDEEATLKRLRRRGASIALEAANPAYETRIFGPDRVRIQGKLVNLVRKY from the coding sequence ATGTTGACAAAAAAGCAGAGCGAATTGCTGCGCTTCATCCACGAGCGTTTGAAGGAAACCGGAGTTCCCCCGTCCTTCGACGAGATGAAGGACGCGTTGGATCTGCGATCCAAATCAGGCATCCACCGCCTCATCATCGCGCTTGAGGAACGCGGCTTCATCCGTCGCCTGCCCAATCGCGCCCGCGCGCTTGAGGTTCTTCGGTTACCGGATTCCTCGACCCCTGCCGAAGGTGGCCGAAGCAAGCGATTCGCCCCAAGCGTCATCGAGGGCAATCTCGGCCGTGTGCGAAGCCTGGCATCGAATGCTGCGGACGAAGAATTGGAGCGCTTCACTGTTTCGATTCCGGTGATGGGCCGTATTGCTGCCGGCACGCCGATCACAGCTTTGCAGAACCGCAGCCACACCATCAGCTTGCCGCCGGACATGTTGCCCCCAGGGGAATATTACGCGCTCGAAGTCCGCGGCGATTCGATGATCGAGGCCGGCATATTCGACAATGATACGGTCGTCATTCGAAAGCAGGATACGGCGGAAACGGGGGACATCGTCGTTGCTTTGATCGATGACGAGGAAGCGACCCTGAAACGGCTGCGTCGCCGTGGCGCCTCGATTGCGCTCGAAGCCGCCAATCCCGCCTATGAGACGCGTATTTTCGGACCCGATCGCGTCCGCATTCAGGGCAAGCTTGTGAACCTCGTGCGCAAATATTGA
- a CDS encoding peroxiredoxin, which yields MPKNPSTNQAAKLGDNLGKKLSPGDKAPDFDLPDDTGGTISLASFADKNLVLYFYPKDDTSGCTQEAIDLNGLRSDFKKAGAAILGVSPDSVASHVKFKTKHKLEIALASDEMKKMLSAYGVWVEKSMYGRKYMGVERTTFLIRKDRKIAAVWNKVKVAGHAAAVLAAVKALA from the coding sequence ATGCCTAAAAACCCGTCAACAAATCAGGCTGCCAAACTGGGCGACAACTTAGGCAAGAAATTGTCTCCTGGCGATAAAGCGCCGGATTTCGACCTGCCGGACGATACTGGGGGAACGATCTCGCTCGCAAGCTTTGCCGACAAGAACCTCGTTCTCTATTTTTACCCGAAAGACGATACTTCCGGTTGTACCCAGGAGGCGATCGACCTTAACGGGTTGCGGTCGGACTTCAAAAAGGCCGGCGCGGCAATCCTTGGCGTATCGCCAGATTCGGTCGCGAGCCATGTGAAGTTCAAGACGAAGCACAAGCTTGAGATTGCGCTCGCCTCCGACGAGATGAAGAAAATGCTCAGCGCCTACGGTGTCTGGGTGGAAAAAAGCATGTATGGACGAAAATACATGGGCGTGGAGCGCACGACCTTCCTTATTCGCAAGGATCGCAAAATCGCGGCGGTTTGGAACAAGGTCAAGGTCGCGGGACATGCGGCGGCGGTCCTTGCCGCGGTCAAGGCTTTGGCCTGA
- a CDS encoding alpha/beta hydrolase — protein MPEVMFNGPSGRIEGRFHPSTIRGAPIAIILHPHPQFGGTMNNQIVYNLYYTFAERGFSVLRFNFRGVGRSQGDFDHGQGELSDAAAALDWAQAINPEARACWIAGISFGSWIGMQLLMRRPEIEGFVAIAPPANRFDFSFLAPCPSSGLFVHGDQDRVAPLKEVTGLIEKLKTQKGISIEHAVIPGANHFFENCVEPLIEEVGLYLDRRLGNPPKLPTPTRSEPAERR, from the coding sequence ATGCCCGAGGTCATGTTCAACGGTCCCTCCGGCCGCATTGAAGGACGGTTTCACCCTTCCACAATCCGCGGAGCGCCGATTGCGATCATCTTGCACCCGCATCCGCAATTCGGCGGGACGATGAACAATCAGATCGTTTATAATCTCTATTACACATTTGCGGAGCGAGGGTTTTCCGTGCTCCGCTTCAATTTTCGCGGTGTCGGCCGCTCGCAAGGCGATTTTGATCATGGCCAAGGCGAGTTGTCCGACGCGGCGGCCGCGCTCGATTGGGCGCAGGCTATTAATCCGGAAGCGCGAGCCTGCTGGATAGCCGGAATTTCGTTCGGGTCCTGGATCGGCATGCAGCTGTTGATGCGGCGGCCGGAAATCGAAGGCTTCGTCGCCATTGCCCCGCCGGCCAACCGGTTCGATTTCTCGTTTCTCGCGCCCTGCCCGTCGTCCGGCCTGTTCGTGCATGGCGATCAGGATCGCGTTGCGCCGTTAAAGGAAGTCACAGGACTGATCGAGAAGCTTAAAACGCAGAAAGGCATTTCGATCGAGCATGCAGTCATACCCGGCGCCAATCATTTTTTTGAAAATTGCGTTGAACCCCTGATCGAAGAAGTCGGGCTTTATCTTGACCGCCGCCTGGGAAATCCGCCAAAACTCCCGACGCCGACCCGCAGCGAGCCGGCCGAACGCCGATAG
- a CDS encoding NUDIX hydrolase: protein MAVGGNIRSLVINLQGKHSEPEYRPISRIKNTSNNKHAVRLQFGALPYRVTKEGALEILLVTTRRTKRWMIPKGWPIKGLKPAKAAAREAYEEAGVRGSIKARAIGVFSYEKSQDENGIIIPCEVKVFPMLVRRQDKTWPESHQRKTNWFTPEDAVAAIREDSLKALMISFLSTVRHRRMTSRTANRLH, encoded by the coding sequence ATGGCTGTAGGTGGAAATATCAGGTCCCTTGTTATTAATTTGCAGGGGAAACATTCAGAACCGGAATATAGACCGATTTCTCGTATTAAAAATACCTCCAACAACAAACATGCCGTCCGCCTCCAATTTGGCGCGCTACCCTATCGCGTCACGAAAGAAGGCGCGCTTGAGATCCTGCTTGTCACAACCCGTAGGACGAAGCGTTGGATGATTCCCAAAGGCTGGCCGATTAAAGGGTTGAAGCCCGCGAAGGCGGCTGCGCGCGAGGCGTATGAGGAAGCTGGCGTGCGGGGCTCTATCAAAGCGCGCGCCATTGGAGTTTTTTCATACGAAAAAAGCCAGGACGAAAACGGAATTATTATTCCATGCGAGGTAAAGGTCTTCCCCATGCTCGTGAGGCGACAGGATAAGACTTGGCCCGAATCCCACCAGCGAAAGACGAATTGGTTTACGCCGGAGGATGCTGTGGCCGCGATCAGGGAGGACAGCCTTAAAGCGCTTATGATCTCTTTTTTGTCTACCGTACGGCACCGCCGGATGACGAGCCGTACGGCCAATCGCTTACATTAA
- a CDS encoding anhydro-N-acetylmuramic acid kinase, with the protein MSLTRAIGLMSGTSMDGVDVALIETDGQETVRLGSTGFFPYAEEDRVLLRQAIEAAASLDDRQSRPGALARADAMVTDRHVRAVESFLSAENLDRGQIDLIGFHGQTVLHRPERRLTVQIGDGAALAERLGIKVVHDFRAADVAQGGQGAPLVPIFHRALAAMAGFAEPVAVINIGGVANLSYIAPGQPPIACDTGPGNALLDDLMFKRFGVALDREGATADKGKIDTAILRELLAHRFFAVPPPKSLDRNDFSGVLVDGLSTEDAAATLTAFTAASIAGVLPHLPGSPSLAIVCGGGAHNKTLMRELSDRLPCPVVSATAIGWSSDAMEAQAFAYLAVRSLKKLPLTFPTTTGVEKPLPGGIWSGAPKSANFGVLS; encoded by the coding sequence ATTTCACTTACCCGTGCGATAGGGCTTATGAGCGGCACGTCGATGGATGGCGTTGACGTTGCGTTGATTGAAACGGACGGGCAAGAGACAGTCCGGCTCGGGAGCACCGGTTTTTTCCCTTATGCCGAGGAAGATCGCGTTCTGTTGCGCCAAGCCATCGAAGCGGCAGCCTCACTTGACGACAGGCAGTCGAGACCCGGCGCCTTGGCACGCGCAGATGCCATGGTCACGGACCGCCATGTGCGTGCGGTGGAAAGCTTTCTCAGCGCCGAGAACCTCGACCGCGGGCAGATCGATCTGATCGGCTTTCATGGCCAAACGGTTTTGCACCGGCCGGAGCGGCGCCTCACCGTTCAGATCGGCGATGGCGCGGCGCTCGCCGAACGATTAGGCATCAAAGTTGTCCATGACTTTCGTGCCGCCGATGTCGCGCAAGGAGGGCAGGGAGCCCCGCTTGTGCCCATCTTCCACCGCGCGCTCGCGGCGATGGCCGGGTTTGCCGAACCGGTGGCGGTCATCAATATCGGCGGTGTCGCCAATCTCAGTTATATCGCGCCCGGCCAGCCGCCGATTGCGTGCGACACGGGTCCTGGAAATGCCTTGCTTGACGATCTTATGTTCAAGCGGTTCGGAGTGGCGCTCGATCGGGAAGGCGCCACCGCCGACAAAGGGAAGATCGACACTGCGATCTTGCGCGAACTTCTCGCCCATCGGTTTTTCGCCGTCCCGCCGCCAAAATCGCTCGACCGGAACGATTTCTCGGGCGTTCTCGTCGATGGGCTCTCAACCGAAGACGCGGCGGCAACGCTCACCGCTTTTACCGCCGCGAGCATTGCGGGCGTCCTGCCGCATTTGCCGGGGTCTCCTTCGCTTGCGATCGTTTGCGGCGGCGGTGCGCACAATAAGACATTGATGCGGGAATTGTCGGACCGTTTGCCATGCCCTGTCGTTTCGGCAACGGCCATAGGCTGGTCAAGCGACGCGATGGAAGCGCAAGCCTTCGCCTATCTGGCGGTGCGCAGTTTAAAGAAGCTGCCCCTTACCTTTCCGACGACCACCGGCGTCGAAAAGCCCTTACCCGGCGGTATTTGGTCTGGCGCGCCAAAGTCCGCAAACTTCGGCGTACTGTCGTAA
- a CDS encoding competence protein ComEC, with translation MAGTSQTAIGNSNFAKVGGFGSRVGAHFFGIRALFMRSFETEAALRRPFLWLPVAAGTGVVLYLCADREPSLWFIAPSTILLGILAFLARGNRVAFFVLCGFCAVFAGELSASLRAARIAAPVLDRVRIATLEGFIEEMNFRRTGARFILRLQSADGLSAEQTPFRVRLSTRRAPPLEAGAHVKLKARLLPPARPSLPGGYDFARDAWFARIGAVGNVLGRIEVVPVLHPPDLLAAAMMAIDRGRNALARRIDAIVGGDSGAIAAAMVTGKRDLLSDEAKEVIREAGIFHIITISGVQMTLVAGIFFIGLRRVLALNQTLALRYPIKKWAAVFAIIGAIFYDIATGSRVGTERALFMTLIMLGSVLMDRQALTMRNLAMAAALVILVEPEAIMGASFQLSFAAVAALIAVYEARMAANERRRAPPMRQASRPVEGERKRIALEFIQQHLHHGPLGLLFATFCATSATASFMAYNFHELSPYVLIGNPLTLALIEIFAVPGALIGAVLYPLGLDAWIWRYVGLGIDAVMWAARTVGSWPGATIHLPAFAPWAIVFLSLAVLSSVLWRTAIFRATAIPLALIGLIGAAAGPAFDIAVSPNGDAVAFRATDGRLSVMGRGRNAFATEQWLRADADGRPAGDALTKSACDKLGCVGHLADGRAIALVMETPAFAEDCARAAIIVTPLFAPSGCAAGLIIDRDKLRQTGAVTIDIGEHGMQVRSARAADEDRPWSPAPKRGWSRTGAPTFAPKDQGPRALGQAADPDDSIESLGGDASPLE, from the coding sequence ATGGCTGGCACCTCTCAGACGGCGATAGGCAATAGCAACTTTGCCAAGGTGGGCGGCTTTGGCAGCCGAGTTGGCGCGCATTTTTTCGGCATTCGGGCTCTGTTTATGCGTTCCTTCGAAACGGAAGCCGCGCTTCGGCGGCCGTTTCTCTGGCTGCCGGTTGCCGCCGGAACGGGCGTCGTCCTTTATCTTTGTGCCGACCGAGAACCATCCCTGTGGTTTATTGCGCCTTCGACCATTTTATTGGGAATATTGGCGTTCCTGGCGCGCGGAAACCGCGTCGCGTTTTTCGTGCTTTGCGGTTTCTGCGCGGTTTTTGCGGGCGAGCTGTCGGCCTCCTTGCGGGCCGCGCGGATTGCGGCCCCAGTTCTCGACAGGGTGAGAATTGCCACGCTCGAAGGCTTTATCGAGGAAATGAATTTTCGTCGCACCGGTGCGCGCTTCATCCTGAGGCTTCAATCCGCCGATGGGCTTTCCGCTGAACAGACCCCTTTTCGTGTGCGTCTTTCAACGCGCCGCGCGCCACCTTTGGAAGCCGGAGCCCATGTCAAACTCAAGGCGCGGCTGTTGCCTCCGGCGCGCCCCAGCCTCCCGGGAGGCTATGATTTCGCCAGGGATGCGTGGTTCGCGCGGATTGGCGCGGTCGGTAACGTGCTGGGGCGGATCGAAGTCGTGCCAGTTCTCCATCCCCCCGACCTCTTGGCCGCGGCAATGATGGCGATCGACCGCGGCCGCAATGCCCTTGCGCGCCGCATTGATGCGATCGTTGGTGGCGACTCCGGCGCAATCGCGGCGGCGATGGTGACCGGCAAGCGCGATCTCTTGTCGGACGAAGCCAAGGAGGTGATCCGCGAGGCTGGGATATTTCATATTATTACGATTTCCGGTGTCCAGATGACGCTGGTGGCCGGAATCTTCTTCATCGGTTTGCGTCGAGTCTTGGCCTTGAACCAAACTCTCGCCTTGCGTTACCCGATCAAGAAATGGGCCGCCGTGTTCGCGATCATTGGCGCGATCTTTTATGATATCGCGACCGGATCGCGTGTCGGCACCGAACGTGCTTTGTTTATGACCCTCATCATGCTGGGTTCGGTCCTGATGGACCGGCAAGCATTGACAATGCGCAATCTCGCGATGGCCGCGGCCTTGGTCATCTTGGTCGAGCCGGAAGCGATCATGGGGGCGAGCTTTCAGCTGTCGTTCGCCGCAGTGGCCGCCCTGATCGCGGTTTACGAAGCGCGCATGGCGGCCAACGAACGCCGCCGCGCGCCGCCCATGCGGCAGGCTTCGCGTCCCGTGGAGGGCGAGCGCAAGCGAATAGCCCTGGAATTTATACAGCAGCATTTGCACCACGGCCCGCTCGGCCTGCTATTTGCGACGTTTTGCGCGACGTCGGCCACAGCCTCCTTCATGGCTTATAATTTTCATGAACTCAGTCCCTATGTGCTGATTGGCAATCCGTTGACGCTCGCTTTGATCGAGATTTTTGCCGTGCCGGGTGCACTGATCGGTGCCGTGCTTTATCCTCTGGGTCTCGATGCCTGGATCTGGCGCTATGTCGGCCTTGGCATTGACGCTGTGATGTGGGCGGCGCGAACCGTCGGCAGCTGGCCCGGCGCGACGATCCATCTGCCGGCCTTTGCGCCTTGGGCAATTGTTTTTCTGAGCCTCGCCGTGCTGTCTTCGGTTCTGTGGCGGACTGCAATATTCCGCGCGACGGCAATTCCGCTGGCCCTGATCGGGCTGATTGGCGCGGCTGCTGGCCCGGCTTTCGATATTGCCGTTTCACCCAATGGAGACGCGGTGGCGTTTCGCGCGACAGACGGACGGCTTTCTGTGATGGGGCGCGGTCGCAATGCGTTTGCAACCGAACAATGGCTGCGTGCTGACGCCGATGGGCGCCCTGCCGGCGATGCCTTGACCAAATCGGCTTGCGATAAACTAGGCTGTGTGGGCCATCTTGCCGATGGGCGGGCGATCGCGCTTGTTATGGAGACGCCGGCCTTTGCCGAGGATTGCGCGCGCGCGGCGATTATCGTCACTCCGCTTTTCGCGCCCTCCGGCTGCGCCGCGGGTCTCATCATCGATCGCGATAAGCTAAGACAAACTGGCGCGGTCACCATCGACATTGGCGAGCATGGCATGCAGGTGCGGAGTGCCCGCGCGGCGGATGAAGACCGGCCTTGGTCGCCGGCGCCAAAACGTGGCTGGAGTCGAACCGGGGCGCCGACGTTTGCGCCTAAAGACCAAGGCCCGCGCGCGCTTGGTCAAGCGGCTGATCCTGACGATTCGATCGAGAGCCTTGGTGGGGATGCTTCGCCGTTGGAATAA
- a CDS encoding glutamate--tRNA ligase gives MPDAVITRFAPSPTGFLHIGGARTALFNWLYARHAGGKMLLRVEDTDRERSTAAAIAAILDGLSWLGLNWDGDVIHQFQHAARHREIAESMLASGNAYHCYATPQELDEMREKARAEGRPPRYDGRWRERSAAEAPAGVKPVIRLKAPQEGETVLNDQVQGRVAWANKDLDDLVLLRSDGTPTYMLAVVVDDHDMGVTHIIRGDDHLTNAARQMQIYQALGWPVPIMAHIPLIHGADGAKLSKRHGALGVDAYRAMGYLPEALRNYLVRLGWSQGDKEFFSTQEMIDAFDLAHVGRSAARFDFAKLESMNAHYIRASRDEDLVAAIAANFGHLPNGAEAYKKFDASMREKLTAAMPGLKERARTLVELLDGAHYLFANRPIVLDAKAAEILEAGGRTHLAGLVPRFAALQNWTAAGLEAVVRDYAGETEIKLGQAAQPLRAALTGRSTSPGIFDVLEVLGREESLARLRDQIL, from the coding sequence ATGCCCGACGCGGTCATCACCCGTTTCGCACCCTCCCCGACCGGATTTCTGCATATCGGCGGCGCACGCACAGCACTCTTCAATTGGCTCTATGCGCGCCACGCCGGCGGCAAAATGCTGCTGCGCGTCGAGGATACTGACCGCGAGCGCTCAACCGCCGCGGCGATAGCCGCCATTCTGGATGGGCTTTCCTGGCTTGGCCTCAATTGGGACGGCGATGTCATTCATCAATTCCAACACGCCGCGCGCCACCGCGAAATCGCGGAAAGCATGCTCGCGTCCGGCAATGCCTATCATTGCTACGCAACACCCCAGGAACTCGACGAGATGCGGGAGAAGGCCCGCGCCGAGGGGCGGCCACCGCGCTATGACGGGCGCTGGCGGGAGCGATCCGCCGCGGAAGCACCGGCCGGCGTGAAGCCCGTCATCCGGCTCAAGGCACCGCAGGAGGGAGAAACCGTTCTCAATGATCAGGTCCAGGGCCGGGTCGCCTGGGCCAACAAAGATCTCGACGATCTTGTACTTCTGCGCTCGGACGGCACGCCAACCTATATGCTTGCGGTGGTCGTCGACGATCACGACATGGGCGTCACTCACATCATTCGGGGCGACGACCATCTCACCAATGCTGCGCGCCAGATGCAGATCTATCAGGCGCTCGGATGGCCGGTTCCGATCATGGCCCATATTCCGCTCATCCATGGCGCCGACGGAGCCAAATTGTCGAAGCGACATGGAGCGCTGGGCGTCGATGCCTATCGCGCCATGGGCTATCTGCCCGAGGCGCTTCGCAACTACCTCGTCCGGCTTGGCTGGAGCCAGGGTGACAAGGAGTTTTTCTCGACGCAGGAAATGATCGATGCGTTCGACCTCGCCCACGTCGGTCGCTCGGCCGCGCGGTTCGATTTCGCGAAGCTCGAAAGCATGAACGCCCATTACATCCGAGCCAGCCGCGATGAGGATCTCGTTGCCGCCATAGCGGCCAATTTCGGCCATCTGCCGAATGGCGCCGAGGCATACAAAAAATTCGATGCTTCGATGCGCGAAAAACTAACCGCTGCGATGCCAGGCCTCAAGGAGCGCGCCAGAACTTTGGTCGAACTGCTGGACGGTGCCCATTATTTATTTGCCAACCGCCCGATCGTCCTCGACGCCAAAGCTGCCGAAATCCTTGAAGCCGGCGGACGGACGCATCTTGCGGGATTGGTCCCACGTTTTGCGGCGCTCCAGAACTGGACCGCCGCCGGCCTCGAAGCCGTGGTCCGCGACTATGCCGGAGAGACAGAGATCAAGCTTGGGCAGGCGGCGCAACCTTTGCGCGCCGCGCTTACGGGCCGTTCGACGTCGCCCGGAATTTTCGATGTACTGGAAGTGCTGGGCCGCGAGGAAAGCCTCGCCCGTCTGCGAGATCAGATTTTATGA